In Methanosarcina barkeri MS, a single window of DNA contains:
- the cofG gene encoding 7,8-didemethyl-8-hydroxy-5-deazariboflavin synthase CofG produces MTYSKNVFVPVTNICRNRCGYCGFRREPGQPGARLMKPGEILSVLENGAKAGCTEALFTFGEYPEEVLEYRKWLKELGYSSTLEYLLFLCEAAIDIGILPHTNAGIMTRSEMKALKPLNASMGLMLESTATLEAHKDCPGKLPELRLNTIREAGKLQIPYTTGLLIGIGENREDRIESLEAIADLHREYRHIQEVIIQNFAPKPGTPMENFPAPSIGEMIDTICLARQILTSDIAVQVAPNLIDPKALIAKGVTDLGGISPLTIDWINPEAEWPDVKDMQRKLSPTLLRERLPIYPQYVRKEWYSDRIGGLIEQLSDVDGYRKKP; encoded by the coding sequence GTGACTTATTCGAAAAACGTTTTCGTTCCTGTGACCAATATTTGCAGGAACCGCTGTGGTTACTGCGGTTTTCGGCGGGAGCCAGGACAACCAGGCGCCAGGCTCATGAAGCCTGGAGAAATTCTTTCTGTACTTGAAAACGGGGCAAAGGCAGGGTGTACCGAAGCCCTTTTCACCTTCGGAGAGTATCCCGAGGAGGTTTTGGAGTACAGGAAGTGGCTTAAAGAACTTGGTTATTCTTCCACGCTTGAATACCTTCTTTTTCTCTGTGAGGCTGCAATCGATATTGGAATCCTTCCTCATACGAATGCAGGAATTATGACGCGCTCGGAGATGAAGGCTTTAAAGCCTTTGAACGCGAGCATGGGACTGATGCTTGAGAGCACGGCAACCCTGGAAGCCCATAAGGACTGCCCCGGCAAACTTCCCGAACTCAGGCTTAATACCATTCGAGAAGCAGGAAAACTCCAGATTCCCTATACCACCGGCCTTCTTATAGGAATTGGGGAGAATAGGGAAGATAGAATAGAGTCTCTTGAAGCTATTGCGGATCTCCATAGGGAATACAGGCACATTCAGGAGGTTATTATTCAAAACTTTGCCCCAAAGCCCGGAACACCCATGGAAAATTTTCCTGCGCCTTCAATAGGAGAAATGATTGACACTATCTGCCTGGCCAGGCAGATTCTTACTTCTGACATAGCAGTACAGGTTGCCCCAAACCTTATAGACCCAAAAGCCCTTATCGCAAAAGGGGTGACTGACCTGGGAGGCATATCCCCACTGACAATTGATTGGATTAATCCTGAAGCCGAATGGCCGGATGTAAAGGACATGCAAAGGAAACTAAGTCCGACTTTGCTCAGAGAACGCCTGCCAATTTACCCTCAGTATGTAAGAAAAGAATGGTACTCTGACAGGATAGGCGGGCTTATAGAACAACTCTCTGATGTCGACGGTTACAGGAAAAAGCCCTGA
- the cofH gene encoding 7,8-didemethyl-8-hydroxy-5-deazariboflavin synthase subunit CofH, producing the protein MNNRIPEDLIERAYQGKSTKEDGLLLLEGPPFELFRFADELRSLTVGDTVTYVVNRNINFTSRCVGTCGFCAFRTNDGKVLSIEEIMEKVREAEKAKATEVCIQGGLLPDVGLDFYQEIVEAIKAEFPEMHIHAFSPMEVYHASRVSGIKVSEALSKLKRSGLDTMPGTAAEILSDRVRKIICPSKLRTAEWIEVVTQAHAAGIPTTATMMYGHVETPEERIEHILTIREIQKETGGITEFVPLPFMPYNNPVGEKMIREGRYATPGLDDLKIYAISRILLHGHVDNIQASWVKLGKKLSQFALHCGANDLGGTLMEESISRLAGAPNGENISVEELEWMIYGAGRVPKERTTLYKGVRELASRNPGRITGCGASE; encoded by the coding sequence ATGAACAACAGGATTCCCGAAGATCTCATAGAACGCGCATACCAGGGGAAGAGTACAAAAGAAGATGGGCTCCTGCTCCTGGAGGGACCTCCTTTCGAACTATTCAGGTTTGCGGACGAACTTCGCTCCCTTACGGTAGGTGATACGGTTACCTACGTAGTAAACCGAAATATAAACTTCACAAGTCGCTGTGTGGGTACCTGCGGGTTCTGTGCATTCAGGACAAACGATGGAAAAGTCCTCAGCATAGAAGAAATCATGGAAAAGGTTAGAGAAGCTGAAAAGGCAAAAGCTACCGAAGTCTGTATTCAGGGAGGACTTCTCCCGGATGTGGGCCTGGACTTTTACCAGGAAATTGTAGAAGCCATAAAAGCCGAATTTCCGGAAATGCATATTCACGCTTTTTCCCCGATGGAGGTTTATCATGCTTCTCGTGTCAGTGGTATAAAGGTAAGTGAAGCCCTTTCAAAGCTGAAACGAAGCGGGCTTGATACGATGCCTGGAACTGCAGCTGAAATTCTCTCTGACCGTGTCAGGAAAATTATCTGCCCTTCAAAACTCAGGACTGCGGAGTGGATTGAAGTGGTCACACAGGCACATGCTGCAGGAATTCCTACTACTGCAACCATGATGTACGGACATGTCGAAACTCCTGAAGAAAGAATTGAGCACATCTTAACTATCAGAGAGATTCAGAAGGAGACTGGAGGAATTACTGAATTTGTGCCTCTTCCTTTTATGCCTTATAATAATCCTGTTGGAGAAAAAATGATCCGAGAGGGCAGGTACGCTACACCGGGTCTAGATGACCTGAAAATCTATGCTATCTCACGCATCCTTCTTCACGGGCATGTAGATAATATTCAGGCAAGCTGGGTAAAACTGGGTAAGAAGCTTTCCCAGTTTGCTCTCCACTGCGGTGCAAATGACCTTGGAGGTACACTTATGGAAGAGAGTATTTCCAGATTGGCAGGAGCTCCTAATGGAGAAAATATTTCTGTTGAAGAACTGGAGTGGATGATCTACGGAGCCGGAAGAGTTCCAAAAGAGAGGACAACTCTTTACAAAGGAGTACGTGAACTGGCTTCCAGGAACCCTGGAAGGATTACAGGGTGTGGAGCCTCAGAATAA
- the cofH gene encoding 5-amino-6-(D-ribitylamino)uracil--L-tyrosine 4-hydroxyphenyl transferase CofH produces MYTKKPTIPEDVIERAYRGKCTKEDALLLLEGNPFELFELANDLRASTVGDTVSYVVNRNIYITNKCIGNCGFCAYRTEKGYILSVEEILEKAGDARKAGAVEVCIQGGYIPEADIEFYLEIIESVKDEFPDLCIHALSPMEVNYAAGISGMSVEEALRRLKKSGLDSLTGTSAEILSDRVRKIICPGKISTQQWIDTITAAHKAGISTNSTIMYGHVETLEERLDHVFIIREIQKETGGFTELIPMAFLPYNNPIGEKMIASGKFSTTGLEDLQLIAISRVILHTYVKNIQATWVKLGKKLAQVALQCGANDLGGTLMEDQISTASGGSNGEYVSPAEFEWMIKGAGRIPMQRDTLYRKVEPVIPNRVEPLPGLGKTKIGSRD; encoded by the coding sequence ATGTACACGAAAAAACCGACAATTCCAGAAGATGTAATTGAAAGGGCATACAGGGGAAAATGTACTAAAGAGGATGCCCTCCTCCTGCTTGAAGGAAATCCTTTTGAGCTGTTTGAGCTCGCCAATGATCTGCGCGCTAGTACGGTCGGCGATACAGTCAGCTATGTGGTAAACAGGAATATCTATATCACAAACAAATGTATTGGAAACTGCGGGTTCTGTGCCTACAGGACAGAGAAAGGGTATATCCTGAGCGTTGAAGAGATCCTGGAAAAAGCAGGAGACGCGAGAAAAGCCGGAGCTGTGGAGGTATGCATCCAGGGTGGATATATCCCGGAAGCCGATATAGAGTTTTATCTTGAAATTATAGAATCAGTAAAAGACGAATTTCCTGACCTGTGTATTCATGCCCTATCCCCTATGGAAGTAAATTATGCAGCAGGAATCTCAGGCATGTCGGTTGAAGAAGCCCTGCGCAGACTTAAAAAAAGTGGGCTTGATTCCCTTACCGGGACTTCGGCTGAGATCCTTTCCGACAGGGTAAGAAAGATTATCTGCCCTGGAAAAATCAGTACCCAGCAGTGGATTGATACCATAACTGCAGCACATAAAGCAGGGATTTCCACCAATTCCACTATCATGTACGGACATGTTGAAACTCTTGAAGAACGCCTGGACCATGTCTTTATTATCCGTGAAATCCAGAAAGAGACAGGCGGGTTTACGGAACTTATCCCGATGGCCTTTTTGCCTTACAATAATCCTATAGGGGAAAAGATGATTGCATCCGGAAAATTCTCGACTACAGGGCTTGAAGACCTTCAGCTCATAGCTATTTCTCGCGTAATTTTACATACTTATGTAAAAAATATTCAGGCCACATGGGTAAAGTTAGGAAAGAAACTCGCTCAGGTAGCCTTGCAGTGCGGAGCAAACGACCTCGGAGGCACGCTTATGGAAGACCAGATCTCCACAGCATCAGGAGGCAGTAATGGAGAATATGTATCTCCTGCCGAGTTCGAATGGATGATAAAAGGAGCAGGAAGAATTCCTATGCAGAGGGATACCCTGTATCGAAAAGTGGAGCCAGTTATTCCTAATAGAGTAGAACCCCTTCCAGGTTTAGGAAAGACAAAGATAGGTAGTAGAGATTAA
- the cofC gene encoding 2-phospho-L-lactate guanylyltransferase, giving the protein MKAVIPYKKSSAKSRLSPVLTLEEREEFVELMLNQVINTLKEAGVGTIDILSPSMYGLEDMTKANVLLDKNDLNEALNGYLEQAEEPVIIVMADLPLLSPDHVKGITSTKADVCIVPGKGGGTNALFIKNPSCYRVRYYGSSFLTHCSIAEETGQSVEVYDSFFAGTDIDEPEDLVELLIHGSGAAKEYISKKFRLEMSRGRVGLTPI; this is encoded by the coding sequence ATGAAAGCCGTAATCCCCTATAAAAAATCCAGTGCAAAATCCAGATTGTCCCCTGTCCTGACTCTGGAAGAGAGAGAAGAGTTTGTGGAACTGATGCTGAATCAGGTGATAAACACCCTTAAGGAAGCCGGAGTGGGAACAATCGATATTCTCAGTCCTTCTATGTACGGACTTGAGGATATGACGAAAGCCAATGTGCTTCTGGACAAAAATGACCTGAATGAAGCTCTTAACGGGTACCTTGAGCAGGCTGAGGAGCCGGTTATTATTGTTATGGCTGATCTTCCTCTTTTATCTCCAGATCATGTTAAAGGGATAACTTCAACAAAAGCAGACGTTTGTATCGTCCCGGGAAAAGGTGGGGGTACAAATGCACTATTTATCAAAAACCCTTCCTGCTACAGGGTCAGGTACTATGGTTCGAGTTTTCTGACGCACTGCTCGATTGCAGAAGAAACAGGACAGAGTGTTGAGGTATATGATTCTTTTTTTGCAGGTACTGATATTGATGAGCCCGAAGATCTGGTCGAACTGCTTATACACGGAAGCGGAGCTGCGAAAGAATATATCAGCAAAAAGTTCAGGCTTGAGATGAGCAGGGGAAGGGTCGGACTGACTCCAATTTGA
- a CDS encoding large conductance mechanosensitive channel protein MscL, producing the protein MGLLSEFKDFLYEYKVIPLAIAFIMGIVSTALVKSLVDNIVMPIITPFVPGGAWKTATFEIGPIVLGWGAFLGELINFIIIAFVVFIVAKMVLKEEKVEKK; encoded by the coding sequence ATGGGGCTTCTAAGTGAGTTTAAGGATTTTCTTTATGAATACAAGGTAATTCCACTTGCAATTGCCTTCATTATGGGTATCGTATCCACGGCTCTTGTAAAATCGCTTGTGGACAATATCGTAATGCCGATTATCACACCTTTTGTGCCTGGGGGAGCCTGGAAAACGGCAACCTTTGAAATTGGGCCAATAGTACTGGGTTGGGGGGCTTTTCTGGGAGAACTGATAAATTTCATAATTATTGCATTCGTGGTCTTCATAGTTGCAAAAATGGTGTTGAAAGAAGAAAAAGTAGAAAAGAAGTAA
- a CDS encoding exodeoxyribonuclease III, translated as MSGHYNLISWNVNGLRAAMKKGFLELLLEQKFDIVCIQETKVSPDKLPREAKNIPGYYNYFVSAEKNGYSGVGLFSRKKPLKLENGMGIEKFDREGRFLRADFEDFILMNIYFPNGKASLERLEYKMNFYEAFLDYANSLKADGKKLVICGDVNTAHKEIDLARPKQNEKISGFLPEERAWMDKFLAAGYLDTFRIFNPEGGNYSWWSMRTGARKRNVGWRLDYFFVSEKLRDNVKSSPIYSEIMGSDHCPVGLELEF; from the coding sequence ATGTCTGGTCACTACAATCTCATTTCCTGGAACGTAAACGGCCTTCGGGCTGCAATGAAAAAAGGCTTTCTTGAGCTTTTGCTGGAACAGAAATTTGATATTGTCTGCATTCAGGAAACTAAAGTTTCTCCTGATAAACTCCCGAGAGAAGCAAAGAACATTCCGGGCTACTACAATTATTTTGTCTCAGCAGAAAAGAACGGCTACAGCGGGGTTGGACTCTTCTCCAGGAAAAAGCCCCTGAAGCTCGAAAACGGCATGGGAATCGAAAAATTTGATAGGGAAGGCCGCTTCCTGAGGGCCGATTTTGAGGACTTTATCTTAATGAATATCTATTTCCCTAATGGCAAAGCCTCTCTGGAGCGTCTGGAATATAAAATGAATTTCTACGAGGCTTTTTTAGACTATGCGAACTCTCTCAAAGCAGACGGCAAAAAGCTTGTTATCTGCGGGGACGTAAATACAGCCCACAAAGAGATCGACCTTGCCCGTCCCAAACAAAACGAAAAGATATCCGGTTTTCTTCCTGAAGAGCGGGCATGGATGGATAAATTCCTTGCTGCCGGCTATCTTGACACTTTCCGTATATTCAATCCAGAAGGCGGAAACTATTCCTGGTGGTCAATGAGAACAGGAGCACGTAAAAGAAATGTAGGATGGCGTCTGGACTACTTTTTTGTAAGTGAAAAACTGCGGGACAATGTAAAATCCTCCCCGATTTACAGTGAAATAATGGGTTCGGACCACTGTCCTGTAGGGCTTGAACTTGAATTTTAA
- a CDS encoding thiamine-phosphate synthase family protein gives MDLNEKIDMIGRLYLGLEQIEDCKEFSALIPKVRTNFVYASKESTTPGDVLAVDGRISVVDGFPKATGRIKFGASGYMAHLLLEIRKKDSEIRSIIDFANNPEIAEFLKAYCKGNGWDFSVVDRRFEPENMKDAEGEAISWMVEEAIRATGGKIPRIFYETGALGKEPVSILTGKDPLEVAEQICKLARSYHESGQRTR, from the coding sequence ATGGATCTTAACGAAAAGATAGACATGATAGGGCGTTTATATCTTGGGCTTGAACAAATAGAAGACTGCAAGGAATTCTCAGCTTTGATTCCTAAAGTTCGAACAAATTTTGTTTATGCCTCAAAAGAATCAACCACTCCTGGAGATGTTCTTGCAGTCGATGGGAGAATTTCGGTAGTTGATGGTTTTCCGAAAGCTACAGGAAGAATAAAATTCGGAGCTTCTGGCTATATGGCACACCTTCTGCTGGAAATTAGGAAAAAAGATTCAGAGATAAGGTCTATTATAGATTTTGCAAATAACCCGGAGATTGCCGAGTTTTTAAAAGCCTACTGTAAAGGAAATGGATGGGATTTTTCAGTTGTAGACCGGCGCTTTGAGCCTGAGAATATGAAGGATGCAGAAGGGGAGGCCATCTCCTGGATGGTCGAAGAGGCTATTCGGGCTACAGGAGGAAAAATACCCAGGATCTTTTATGAGACAGGTGCACTTGGAAAAGAGCCGGTGAGTATTCTTACAGGAAAAGACCCGCTCGAGGTTGCAGAACAGATATGTAAGCTTGCCAGAAGCTACCACGAATCAGGACAAAGAACGAGATAA
- a CDS encoding DNA topoisomerase I has translation MHLIVTEKNIAARRIAAILAPKNPKKDRVSGVDVYRYEIVSDEEKQETVVVGLSGHIVGIDFPKEYNNWQKVEAKTLIDADIITTPINRKIVTALKGLGKKASRVTIATDYDREGELIGVEALNIIKQVNPDVSFDRVRYSAITPKAIEAAFSNATNVDFNLADAGHSRQVIDLVWGAALTRYISLAAGRLGKMFLSVGRVQSPTLSLIVDREKERNVFVPTPYWEIYAELQNTEGKTFSAQHSTRRFLDKKEATKVFKKLGKKAELKGIEKGKKTDQPPTPFNTTGFISAANSIGLSPANAMRIAEALYTNGYISYPRTDNTVYPETLDLKAQIEIFKEGPFKEYAEALLEKAELIPTRGKKETTDHPPIFPASLAKESDLKEDEWKVYELVVRRFFATFAGPSEWETMRLKLDINEEEFRSNGARLVEPGWRWYYPYNAPEDRLFPELHEGDSLKVIKKDMLDKETQPPGRYGQGRLINIMEELGLGTKATRHEIISKLYSRAYIHGNPVQPTNTSFAVMDTLETYSPTITKPDMTKLLEENMDLIAEGKIKESAVLEESREILKQVFSELDKNREKIVESLQAGLREDKIIGTCSSCGNELIIRRSKRGGRFIGCNNYPNCTFSLPLPRSGQIIVTDKVCEAHGLHHIRIINSGKRPWDLGCPQCNFIEWQKTQQEEQAKQPKKEKPKSIQDLEGVGKATAGKLEDAGITSVEALAEADPVELAKAIKTSVKRVKNWQISCNGTVTVESNSTAEGSSTVKGNCTVEDA, from the coding sequence ATGCACCTTATTGTAACGGAAAAAAATATAGCAGCAAGGAGGATAGCTGCGATTCTGGCTCCAAAAAACCCGAAGAAAGATAGAGTCAGCGGAGTAGACGTGTACCGGTATGAGATTGTGTCCGATGAAGAGAAGCAGGAGACTGTAGTTGTAGGGCTGTCGGGCCATATCGTAGGGATCGACTTTCCCAAGGAGTACAATAACTGGCAGAAAGTGGAAGCTAAAACCCTTATCGACGCCGACATCATAACAACTCCTATCAACCGGAAGATTGTAACTGCACTTAAAGGCCTGGGAAAAAAGGCGAGCAGGGTTACGATTGCCACTGACTATGACCGGGAAGGAGAACTGATCGGAGTCGAGGCTCTCAATATCATAAAACAGGTAAATCCAGATGTTTCTTTTGACCGGGTGCGCTACAGTGCGATAACCCCAAAAGCAATAGAAGCCGCGTTTTCAAATGCAACAAATGTTGATTTTAATCTCGCGGACGCCGGCCATTCCAGGCAGGTCATTGACCTTGTCTGGGGTGCAGCCCTTACCCGTTATATTTCTCTTGCTGCAGGCAGGCTCGGGAAGATGTTTCTTTCCGTAGGGAGGGTACAGTCGCCAACTCTTTCTCTTATTGTTGACAGGGAAAAAGAAAGGAATGTTTTTGTCCCAACTCCTTACTGGGAAATCTATGCCGAACTTCAAAATACAGAAGGAAAAACCTTTTCAGCTCAGCACTCAACCCGCCGTTTCCTGGATAAAAAGGAGGCAACAAAAGTCTTCAAAAAACTGGGGAAAAAGGCTGAATTAAAGGGAATCGAAAAAGGGAAAAAGACCGATCAGCCCCCGACTCCTTTTAATACCACAGGTTTCATAAGCGCAGCAAACTCAATCGGACTCAGTCCCGCAAACGCAATGCGCATAGCTGAAGCGCTCTATACTAATGGTTATATTTCGTATCCCAGGACTGACAATACGGTTTATCCCGAGACCCTTGACCTGAAGGCTCAGATTGAGATTTTCAAAGAAGGTCCCTTTAAAGAGTACGCAGAGGCTCTGCTTGAAAAAGCCGAACTCATTCCTACGCGAGGAAAAAAGGAAACTACCGACCACCCACCTATTTTTCCGGCTTCCCTTGCAAAAGAGTCCGACTTAAAAGAAGATGAGTGGAAGGTCTACGAACTTGTAGTCAGACGCTTTTTTGCGACTTTTGCCGGGCCAAGCGAATGGGAAACCATGCGCTTGAAACTTGACATCAACGAGGAAGAGTTCAGGTCAAACGGGGCAAGACTTGTGGAACCGGGATGGAGATGGTACTATCCTTACAATGCGCCTGAAGACAGGTTGTTCCCTGAACTTCATGAAGGCGATTCCCTGAAAGTGATTAAAAAAGATATGCTGGATAAAGAAACCCAGCCGCCTGGCCGTTACGGACAGGGAAGACTTATCAATATTATGGAAGAGCTAGGGCTTGGAACAAAAGCAACGCGGCACGAGATAATCAGCAAGCTTTATTCCAGGGCCTATATACACGGGAATCCTGTGCAGCCTACGAATACCTCTTTTGCAGTAATGGACACTCTTGAGACGTATTCCCCTACTATCACAAAGCCGGACATGACAAAGCTGCTTGAAGAAAACATGGACCTGATTGCTGAGGGCAAGATCAAAGAGTCTGCCGTTCTTGAAGAGTCGCGGGAGATATTAAAGCAGGTCTTCTCGGAACTCGATAAAAACCGGGAAAAAATCGTGGAATCTCTCCAGGCAGGTCTCAGAGAAGATAAAATCATAGGAACCTGCTCTAGCTGCGGAAATGAGCTTATAATCCGGCGTTCGAAAAGGGGAGGCCGTTTTATAGGCTGTAACAATTATCCGAACTGTACCTTTTCTCTCCCTCTGCCCCGAAGCGGACAGATCATAGTTACTGATAAGGTCTGTGAAGCTCACGGCCTGCACCATATCCGTATAATCAATTCTGGAAAACGGCCCTGGGACCTTGGCTGTCCTCAGTGTAATTTCATAGAATGGCAGAAAACCCAGCAGGAGGAACAGGCCAAGCAGCCCAAAAAAGAAAAGCCCAAATCAATTCAGGATCTCGAAGGTGTGGGAAAAGCCACCGCAGGAAAACTGGAAGATGCCGGTATTACAAGCGTAGAAGCTCTGGCAGAAGCCGACCCTGTAGAACTTGCAAAAGCGATAAAGACCAGTGTAAAGAGAGTCAAAAACTGGCAGATCTCATGCAACGGCACAGTCACAGTAGAAAGCAACAGCACAGCTGAGGGCAGTAGCACAGTTAAGGGTAACTGTACAGTTGAAGACGCATGA
- a CDS encoding TIGR00725 family protein, with the protein MKVPVKAENRKQIGVIGAGACGSEVRVLAERVGREIAKRGAVLLCGGLGGVMEAAAYGAKQEGGITLGILPGALREEANLWIDIAVVSGMGHARNALIAQSSDALIAVNGEYGTLSEIALGLKMGKPVVVVEPGWKIEGVHRAKSPEEAVELAFRLTEDKGKSFRESTKEKY; encoded by the coding sequence ATGAAAGTACCGGTGAAAGCAGAGAACAGAAAACAGATAGGAGTTATAGGTGCAGGAGCTTGCGGCAGTGAGGTCAGAGTTCTTGCAGAAAGGGTGGGAAGAGAGATCGCAAAAAGAGGAGCGGTTCTGCTTTGCGGAGGTCTGGGCGGAGTTATGGAAGCCGCTGCATACGGAGCAAAGCAGGAAGGAGGAATAACCCTGGGAATTTTGCCTGGAGCTCTGAGGGAAGAAGCAAATCTCTGGATAGATATCGCGGTTGTTAGTGGAATGGGACATGCCAGAAATGCTCTTATAGCTCAGTCTTCGGATGCATTGATTGCGGTTAATGGGGAATACGGAACACTTTCGGAGATAGCCTTGGGTCTGAAAATGGGGAAACCTGTAGTCGTGGTTGAACCAGGCTGGAAAATTGAAGGCGTTCACAGAGCAAAAAGTCCGGAAGAAGCTGTAGAACTTGCTTTCAGGCTGACTGAAGATAAGGGAAAGTCCTTTAGGGAAAGTACTAAGGAAAAGTACTAA
- a CDS encoding DUF367 family protein produces the protein MNPTNQRDISLYIYHAGQCDPKKCTGRKLARFDLARLYDRISRLPRSAILLDPTAEKALSPADDYRKGIIVLDCSWEEVERVFPELAKLNLEHRALPYLLAGNPVNFGRPFKLNSAEAFAAALYILGHKEQAEKVLSKFNWGHSFLELNKEPLEEYATAKNSTEIVEIQSHYF, from the coding sequence ATGAATCCGACAAATCAACGGGATATTTCCCTTTATATCTATCATGCCGGGCAGTGTGACCCGAAAAAATGCACTGGAAGGAAATTGGCTCGCTTTGACCTTGCCCGTCTTTATGACAGGATATCAAGATTGCCAAGGTCAGCGATCCTTCTTGACCCTACTGCAGAAAAAGCCCTATCTCCTGCCGACGATTACAGAAAAGGGATAATCGTACTCGATTGTTCATGGGAAGAAGTGGAAAGGGTTTTTCCCGAACTTGCGAAGCTGAACCTTGAGCACAGGGCTCTTCCATATCTGCTTGCAGGCAATCCTGTAAATTTCGGAAGGCCTTTCAAACTTAATTCAGCAGAAGCCTTTGCAGCAGCTCTCTATATTCTGGGGCATAAAGAACAGGCTGAAAAAGTCCTTTCCAAGTTTAATTGGGGGCACAGTTTTCTCGAACTCAATAAGGAACCACTTGAAGAGTATGCAACCGCAAAGAACAGTACTGAGATCGTGGAAATTCAGAGTCATTACTTCTAA
- a CDS encoding HdeD family acid-resistance protein translates to MEQPADVTEQSIESEYEIGYEILQVPWWVVLLEGIIAILVGLFLLYRPAATTVFLVQILGIFWLAEGILSVIGALIFSGNRVWKLLSGILSIIAGVVILTYPIYSPFIVLTLFIIFIGVWAIINGVVKIVLALKGGGWGIGIIGVLTMILGLLLLTNSLVGVLFLPWIFGFFLILGGIGSLIWGLKMRT, encoded by the coding sequence ATGGAACAACCAGCTGATGTTACGGAACAATCAATTGAATCTGAATATGAAATTGGATATGAAATACTGCAGGTACCCTGGTGGGTGGTTCTTCTGGAAGGGATCATTGCCATCCTTGTAGGATTATTCCTCTTATACAGACCTGCAGCAACCACTGTCTTTCTTGTACAGATTCTTGGTATTTTCTGGCTGGCAGAAGGGATTCTTTCTGTCATAGGAGCGCTGATATTTTCGGGTAATAGGGTATGGAAATTGCTTTCGGGTATCCTGAGCATTATTGCAGGAGTTGTTATACTGACGTACCCAATCTACAGTCCTTTCATAGTCCTTACATTATTCATTATTTTCATAGGGGTATGGGCTATTATCAACGGGGTCGTAAAAATTGTCCTGGCTCTTAAAGGAGGAGGATGGGGAATAGGAATCATTGGTGTCCTCACCATGATTCTCGGCCTGCTTCTTCTAACCAATTCTCTTGTAGGAGTCCTGTTCTTACCATGGATATTCGGTTTTTTCCTGATTCTCGGGGGAATCGGGTCACTTATCTGGGGATTAAAAATGAGAACCTGA